In Suttonella indologenes, one genomic interval encodes:
- the ilvN gene encoding acetolactate synthase small subunit, whose amino-acid sequence MKTQLERHIISILMANEAGALSRVVGLFSARGFNIESLNVAPTQDPSISRLTLTTFCDNQIIEQINKQLNKLIDVIKLVNIEEHELIDREMMMVKIIADEKDRPNLLQLSDVFRARVVDMHPSTIVIEISGSPRKLDAFLAMLDHKKIREIARTGVTGLAVTGSGKCLDL is encoded by the coding sequence ATGAAAACACAACTGGAACGCCACATTATTTCCATTTTAATGGCAAACGAAGCAGGCGCTTTATCGCGCGTGGTCGGGCTGTTTTCCGCGCGCGGCTTCAACATCGAAAGCCTGAACGTCGCGCCGACGCAAGATCCCAGCATCTCGCGCCTCACGCTCACGACCTTCTGCGACAATCAAATCATCGAGCAAATCAATAAGCAGCTCAATAAATTGATAGACGTCATCAAACTCGTCAATATCGAAGAACATGAGCTGATTGACCGCGAAATGATGATGGTCAAAATCATCGCCGATGAAAAAGACCGCCCCAATCTGCTGCAATTAAGCGATGTCTTCCGTGCGCGCGTGGTCGACATGCACCCTAGCACCATCGTGATTGAAATCAGCGGCAGCCCGCGCAAACTCGACGCCTTTCTTGCCATGCTGGATCACAAGAAAATCCGCGAAATCGCGCGCACCGGCGTGACAGGATTGGCGGTGACAGGTTCCGGCAAATGCCTTGATCTGTAA
- a CDS encoding AMP-binding protein, whose protein sequence is MIADPASHKPWLSQYHSDTPHHLPAAEYTNLAEFIEKMVERYGELPAFSNFNTSLSFQTLLRRAKAFAAYLQQELGYQKGDRLALMMPNILQYPVVLYACYLSGIAVVNINPLYTARELKHQLKDSGARGIVIVENFAHTFAQVQSELPQVKDVIITRFGDEHHFLKAWMVNFVVKYVRKLIQPFQIERALSYKEIMAKGMQLSFQPVEIAANDIAMLQYTGGTTGVAKGAMLSHANLLANIAQVKAWVGSAIKEPSLICITPLPLYHIFCCTVNALCFPSLGMHNVLVTDPRDMKSFIGILKRYPFTVMTGLNTLFKGLLNQKDFAQLDFSKVRFVVSGGMPLEKIVSEQWQKVTGNVMIEGYGLTETSPIVCANLLENKQFTDGIGYPMPDTEISIRDNQDNPLPVDEAGELWVRGPQVMIGYWNQTEESQKALTADGWFKTGDIARMNAQGFVKIVDRKKDMILVSGFNVYPNEVEAVLSEHPAVHECAVISVKHSNTGEAVKAFIIAKGNQQISEHELREFAKQHLTNYKRPKIYEFIEELPKSNVGKVLRRKLSESERQKNSE, encoded by the coding sequence ATGATTGCAGATCCTGCTAGCCATAAACCTTGGTTGTCTCAATACCACAGCGACACACCTCATCATTTACCAGCAGCAGAATATACGAATTTAGCTGAATTCATTGAAAAAATGGTAGAACGCTACGGCGAGCTGCCGGCGTTTAGCAATTTTAATACAAGTCTCAGTTTTCAAACGCTATTACGCCGTGCAAAGGCCTTTGCCGCTTATTTGCAGCAAGAACTCGGCTATCAAAAAGGCGATCGTTTGGCTTTAATGATGCCCAATATTTTGCAATATCCGGTCGTATTATACGCCTGCTACCTTAGCGGTATTGCCGTGGTCAATATTAATCCGCTTTATACCGCACGCGAATTAAAACATCAGCTCAAAGATTCCGGCGCACGCGGAATCGTCATCGTTGAAAACTTTGCCCATACTTTTGCCCAAGTGCAATCTGAATTGCCGCAGGTGAAAGATGTGATTATTACCCGTTTTGGCGACGAGCATCACTTTTTAAAAGCTTGGATGGTGAATTTCGTCGTGAAATATGTACGCAAATTGATTCAGCCTTTTCAAATCGAGCGCGCTTTGTCTTATAAAGAAATCATGGCAAAAGGTATGCAATTATCCTTTCAGCCGGTCGAAATTGCGGCAAATGATATCGCCATGTTGCAATATACCGGCGGCACTACCGGCGTGGCGAAAGGCGCCATGCTCAGCCATGCGAATTTATTGGCCAATATCGCCCAAGTAAAGGCTTGGGTGGGCAGCGCGATTAAAGAACCTTCGCTGATTTGTATCACGCCTTTGCCGCTGTATCATATTTTCTGCTGTACGGTGAATGCATTATGTTTTCCTAGTTTGGGTATGCATAATGTTTTGGTAACCGATCCGCGCGATATGAAAAGTTTTATCGGCATTTTAAAACGCTATCCTTTTACTGTGATGACCGGTTTGAATACCTTGTTTAAAGGTTTGTTAAATCAAAAGGATTTTGCGCAATTGGATTTTAGCAAAGTGCGTTTTGTGGTCTCCGGCGGTATGCCGTTGGAGAAAATCGTCTCGGAACAATGGCAAAAAGTTACCGGCAATGTGATGATTGAGGGCTACGGTTTAACGGAAACCTCGCCGATTGTTTGTGCCAATCTGTTGGAAAATAAGCAGTTTACCGACGGTATCGGCTATCCGATGCCGGATACGGAAATCAGTATTCGCGATAATCAGGATAATCCTCTGCCTGTTGATGAAGCGGGCGAATTATGGGTACGCGGACCGCAAGTTATGATCGGCTATTGGAATCAAACGGAAGAATCGCAGAAAGCACTGACTGCCGACGGTTGGTTTAAAACCGGCGATATTGCGCGTATGAATGCGCAAGGTTTTGTGAAAATTGTCGATCGTAAAAAAGATATGATTTTGGTCTCAGGCTTTAATGTTTATCCTAATGAAGTGGAAGCTGTATTGTCAGAACATCCCGCAGTGCATGAATGCGCAGTCATTAGCGTAAAACATAGTAATACCGGTGAGGCGGTAAAAGCCTTTATTATCGCTAAGGGCAATCAGCAAATCAGCGAGCATGAATTGCGTGAATTTGCCAAGCAGCATTTGACGAACTACAAGCGCCCTAAAATTTACGAGTTTATCGAGGAATTGCCCAAATCTAATGTAGGGAAAGTCTTAAGACGCAAATTGAGCGAAAGTGAGCGGCAAAAAAATTCTGAATAA
- a CDS encoding helix-turn-helix domain-containing protein: MRSLDDVMAALPHERREKIHMQAQETLLQLDLAQLRKKAGLSQSELAQKMGISQSAISQIENTQNLNLATLARYVQILGGKLNISIE; this comes from the coding sequence ATGAGAAGCTTAGATGATGTAATGGCGGCTTTGCCGCATGAGCGGCGGGAAAAGATTCATATGCAGGCGCAAGAGACGCTGTTGCAGTTGGATTTAGCGCAATTGCGTAAAAAAGCGGGGCTTAGTCAAAGCGAGCTTGCACAGAAAATGGGTATTTCGCAATCGGCAATTAGTCAAATCGAGAATACGCAAAATTTGAATTTAGCGACGCTTGCGCGCTATGTACAAATTTTGGGTGGTAAATTAAACATCAGCATTGAATAA
- a CDS encoding Killer protein — protein sequence MITDIRHAGLEKFYRTGNTAGINAAHAKALRFVLLSLDSAYCAQDLPLPHMQLEQNGENYRLSGTFGSLGFHFAQGNIAIREYQDA from the coding sequence ATGATTACAGACATCCGACACGCAGGACTGGAAAAGTTCTACCGCACCGGCAATACCGCCGGCATCAATGCCGCTCACGCCAAAGCATTGCGCTTTGTGCTGCTGAGCTTGGACAGCGCCTATTGCGCGCAAGACCTGCCCCTACCGCATATGCAGCTTGAGCAAAACGGCGAAAACTATCGTCTCAGTGGCACATTCGGGAGCTTAGGCTTCCATTTTGCCCAAGGCAATATCGCCATTCGGGAGTATCAAGACGCATGA
- the ilvC gene encoding ketol-acid reductoisomerase: MKVFYDKDADMSVLQGKTVAIIGYGSQGHAHANNLHESGVNVIVGLRKNGASWKKAENAGLTVKEVNEAVKAADVVMILLPDENIAEVYRQIEADIKEGAALAFAHGFNVHYGQVNPRQDLDVIMVAPKAPGHTVRSTYQGGGGVPHLIAVHQNQSGKARDLALAYAVANGGGKAGIIETSFKEETETDLFGEQAVLCGGAVELIKAGFETLVDAGYAPEMAYFECLHELKLIVDLIYEGGIANMNYSISNNAEYGEYVTGPQVINEESRWAMQECLKNIQNGDYAKSFINEYRMGAPAMTARRRQNAEHQIEIVGGKLRDMMPWIKANRLVDKEKN, encoded by the coding sequence ATGAAAGTTTTTTACGATAAAGATGCCGATATGAGCGTATTGCAAGGCAAAACCGTTGCCATCATCGGCTACGGCTCGCAAGGACACGCCCATGCCAACAACCTGCATGAAAGCGGCGTGAACGTCATCGTCGGTTTGCGCAAAAACGGCGCCAGCTGGAAAAAAGCCGAAAATGCAGGACTGACGGTCAAAGAAGTCAATGAAGCCGTTAAAGCCGCGGACGTTGTGATGATTCTGCTGCCTGATGAAAACATCGCCGAAGTCTATCGGCAAATCGAAGCCGACATTAAAGAAGGCGCCGCACTTGCCTTTGCCCACGGCTTTAACGTGCATTACGGACAAGTCAATCCGCGCCAAGATTTAGACGTCATCATGGTTGCACCGAAAGCCCCCGGCCATACCGTACGCAGCACCTACCAAGGCGGCGGAGGAGTACCGCATCTGATTGCCGTGCATCAAAACCAAAGCGGCAAAGCCCGCGACCTCGCTTTAGCCTATGCCGTGGCGAACGGCGGCGGCAAAGCCGGCATCATCGAAACCAGCTTCAAAGAAGAAACCGAAACCGACCTCTTCGGCGAACAAGCCGTTCTCTGCGGCGGCGCAGTCGAGCTGATTAAAGCCGGCTTTGAAACCTTAGTCGATGCCGGCTATGCACCTGAAATGGCGTATTTTGAATGCCTGCACGAACTCAAACTGATTGTGGATTTGATTTACGAAGGCGGCATCGCCAATATGAACTACTCCATCTCTAATAATGCGGAATACGGCGAATACGTTACCGGTCCGCAAGTAATTAACGAAGAAAGTCGCTGGGCAATGCAAGAATGCCTGAAAAACATTCAAAACGGCGACTATGCCAAATCCTTTATCAACGAATACCGCATGGGCGCACCGGCTATGACCGCCCGCCGCCGTCAAAATGCGGAACACCAAATCGAAATCGTGGGCGGCAAACTGCGCGACATGATGCCTTGGATTAAAGCCAACCGTTTGGTAGATAAAGAGAAAAACTAA
- a CDS encoding amino acid ABC transporter permease, translating into MTFLSRPNTRRLCFQLIAFLLVIACLAFFAHNARNNLQQIGQSVDFAFLGSRAGFDIDQSLIPYTHDDSIARVLLVGLLNTLLLSALAGSAATLLGIICGTLRLSKNWLVSALTGIYIDVFRNIPLLLQIFFWYFAVLSVLPMPRASTLTLGCDENQSCLAVLSNRGLSLAAPHWQPLLQQTLLIALAALILSFALHYWNRRRQQKSGNILSLAWLYPLLIIAAPLIYYFANIGPDDYELPVLSGFNYRGGITVLPEFAALWLALTLYSAAYIAEYVRAGIQSVAKGQSEAAVSLGLPQSRIMRLVILPQALRVIIPPLSNQYLNVVKNSSLAAAIAYPDLVSVFTGTALNQTGRAIEIIAITMAIYLSISLLISLAMNLYNRRSAIKER; encoded by the coding sequence ATGACTTTTTTATCGCGACCCAATACCCGCCGCCTGTGTTTTCAACTCATCGCCTTTCTGCTCGTCATTGCCTGCCTTGCCTTTTTCGCCCACAACGCCCGCAATAATCTGCAACAAATCGGGCAAAGCGTGGATTTCGCTTTTCTCGGCAGCCGCGCCGGTTTTGACATCGACCAAAGCCTCATTCCCTACACGCATGACGACTCCATCGCCCGCGTTCTCCTCGTCGGACTGCTCAACACCTTGCTGCTCTCCGCTCTTGCCGGCAGCGCCGCCACCCTACTCGGCATAATCTGCGGCACCCTGCGCCTGTCTAAAAACTGGCTGGTTTCCGCCCTGACCGGCATTTATATCGACGTTTTCCGCAACATCCCCCTGCTATTGCAAATCTTCTTTTGGTATTTCGCGGTACTGTCCGTTCTGCCCATGCCGCGCGCCAGTACCCTGACCCTCGGCTGCGACGAAAACCAAAGCTGCCTAGCCGTATTGAGCAACCGCGGACTCAGCCTCGCCGCCCCGCATTGGCAGCCGCTTTTGCAACAAACATTGCTGATCGCCCTTGCCGCTTTAATACTCAGCTTCGCCCTGCATTATTGGAACCGTCGCCGCCAGCAAAAAAGCGGCAACATTCTTTCCCTTGCTTGGCTCTATCCCCTGCTGATAATCGCCGCCCCGCTTATTTACTATTTCGCCAATATCGGCCCCGACGACTACGAACTGCCCGTTTTAAGCGGCTTTAACTACCGCGGCGGCATTACCGTCCTGCCCGAATTCGCCGCCCTCTGGCTCGCCCTGACCCTATACAGCGCCGCCTACATCGCCGAATACGTCCGCGCCGGCATTCAATCGGTAGCCAAAGGACAAAGCGAAGCCGCCGTCTCATTAGGCTTGCCGCAAAGCCGCATCATGCGGCTCGTCATTCTGCCGCAGGCATTGCGCGTTATCATTCCGCCGCTGAGCAATCAATATTTAAACGTCGTAAAAAACTCCTCGCTTGCCGCCGCCATTGCCTACCCCGATTTGGTCTCGGTATTTACCGGCACGGCGCTCAACCAAACAGGACGCGCGATTGAAATCATCGCCATCACCATGGCGATCTACCTGAGCATCAGCCTGCTGATTTCGCTCGCCATGAACCTCTACAACCGCCGCAGCGCGATTAAGGAACGCTAA
- the ilvB gene encoding biosynthetic-type acetolactate synthase large subunit encodes MAKKKHHLSGAEIIVEALLAEGTEYVFGYPGGAVLYIYDALYQQEGLVHVLARHEQGAIHAADGYARATGKVGVAIVTSGPGLTNAVTGIGTAYADSIPMVVFSGQVPSSLIGNDAFQEVDAVGITRPVVKHSFLVKDINKLAETIKKAFYIASSGRPGPVLIDVPKDVTAAFASFSYPDEIHIHSYQPTVDGHIGQIKKALKLLSRAKRPMLYSGGGVVLDNAAEQMTVLAKQLNLPVTNTLMGLGAYPGNDKQFLGMLGMHGTYEANMAMHHCDVLFAVGARFDDRVTGDIAKFCPSAKIIHIDIDPSSIAKNVKVDIPIVGSVKSVLSEMLRLLGDSTADPAQTAEWRQQIAEWQSIRCLDISPSEDVIKPQQVIQTLYELTGGNAVITSDVGQHQMWAAQYFRFHEPRRWINSGGLGTMGFGYPAAIGAKLGRPEEDVFCITGDGSIQMMLQEMTTALQYHVPVKIICLNNGYLGMVRQWQEFFYDKRYSMSYMESLPDFVKLAEAYGHHGVRIEKPQDLRQKLAEVIAMKDKTVFVDIATDPSENVFPMIPAGGGQNEMMLGAHHEKANKQSDEGMVLV; translated from the coding sequence ATGGCAAAGAAAAAACATCATTTAAGCGGTGCTGAAATTATTGTGGAGGCCTTACTTGCGGAGGGAACGGAATATGTGTTCGGTTATCCCGGCGGTGCGGTGCTTTATATTTATGATGCCTTGTATCAACAAGAGGGTTTGGTGCATGTATTGGCGCGGCATGAGCAGGGCGCGATTCATGCGGCAGACGGCTATGCCCGCGCCACCGGCAAGGTCGGTGTGGCGATTGTGACTTCCGGTCCCGGTTTGACGAATGCGGTTACCGGCATCGGCACGGCTTATGCGGATTCGATTCCGATGGTGGTGTTTTCCGGACAGGTGCCGTCTTCTTTGATTGGCAATGATGCTTTCCAAGAGGTGGATGCGGTGGGGATTACGCGTCCTGTGGTCAAGCATAGCTTTTTGGTCAAAGATATTAACAAATTGGCGGAGACGATTAAAAAAGCTTTTTATATTGCTTCAAGCGGCCGCCCCGGTCCGGTTTTAATTGACGTGCCCAAGGACGTCACTGCCGCCTTTGCTTCTTTTAGCTATCCCGATGAAATCCATATCCATTCTTACCAACCTACGGTGGATGGTCATATCGGACAAATCAAAAAAGCCTTGAAATTGCTGAGCCGCGCCAAGCGTCCGATGCTGTATTCGGGCGGCGGTGTGGTGTTGGATAATGCGGCGGAGCAGATGACGGTTTTAGCAAAGCAGTTGAATTTGCCCGTAACCAATACTCTGATGGGCTTGGGCGCTTACCCCGGTAATGACAAGCAATTTTTGGGCATGCTCGGTATGCACGGCACCTATGAAGCCAATATGGCGATGCATCATTGCGATGTGCTTTTTGCGGTGGGTGCGCGTTTTGACGACCGCGTTACCGGTGATATCGCCAAATTCTGCCCTTCCGCCAAGATTATCCATATCGACATCGATCCTTCCTCAATTGCGAAGAATGTGAAAGTGGATATTCCGATTGTCGGCTCGGTCAAATCCGTATTGAGCGAGATGCTGCGCTTATTGGGTGACAGCACTGCCGATCCGGCGCAAACGGCGGAATGGCGGCAGCAAATCGCCGAGTGGCAAAGCATCCGCTGCTTGGACATTTCGCCAAGCGAAGACGTGATTAAACCGCAGCAGGTGATTCAAACCTTGTACGAGCTGACGGGCGGCAATGCCGTGATTACTTCCGACGTCGGACAGCATCAGATGTGGGCGGCGCAGTATTTCCGTTTCCATGAGCCGCGGCGTTGGATTAACTCCGGCGGACTGGGCACGATGGGCTTCGGCTATCCTGCCGCCATCGGTGCAAAATTGGGGCGTCCGGAAGAAGACGTGTTTTGCATCACCGGCGACGGCTCGATTCAAATGATGCTGCAAGAAATGACCACCGCTTTGCAATATCATGTGCCGGTGAAAATCATTTGCCTGAATAACGGCTACTTAGGCATGGTGCGGCAATGGCAGGAATTTTTCTATGACAAACGCTATTCCATGAGCTATATGGAAAGCCTGCCGGATTTCGTCAAACTGGCAGAAGCCTACGGGCATCACGGCGTGCGCATTGAAAAACCGCAGGATTTACGGCAAAAACTGGCGGAAGTCATTGCCATGAAAGACAAAACCGTCTTTGTGGATATCGCCACAGACCCTAGCGAAAACGTCTTCCCCATGATTCCGGCGGGCGGCGGTCAAAACGAAATGATGCTCGGCGCGCATCATGAAAAAGCCAATAAACAATCAGACGAAGGCATGGTGCTGGTATGA
- a CDS encoding ATP-binding cassette domain-containing protein, whose product MPLLSARDLSLAFGWKPLLDKVNFSIEKGEKIALLGRNGEGKSTLLNVIRGLLSPDEGEIQAAQGLQIAYLPQDPPTADARSVAEVLREEMQEVYQAIADYQRLSADFKDSDSAELARLESLIQAADGWTLEARIEQLLTQFGLNAQAKMAELSGGWRRRVWLARVLLRKPDILLLDEPTNHLDIGAITWLEQFLQRFAGAVIFVTHDRAFMRAVANRIWELDRGRLLDVAADYARFLRTREEVLHAQAQAQARFDKKLAEEEVWIRQGIKARRTRNEGRVRALKAMRMERARRIAQQGKANISIDAGERSGKQVIVAENLHFVHEHAPAMIVNFSDIIERGEKIGLIGANGVGKTTLLNVLLGKLEPQQGRVRLGTQLEIAYFDQLRSQLNEQDTLRESLGQGKDFIEINGGRKHVTAYLQDFLFPPERWNTPVSALSGGERARLMLAKLLAQPANLLVLDEPTNDLDVETLELLEEMLGGYKGTVLIVSHDREFLDEVVTRSWVFNRAKSRIEQVPGGFADWLEQGGAIEQLEAENPPPNEKNNSSRLEKNAVAADNSKANAEKSESKVKLSYKYQRELEALPAVIEAKEAEIAQLEMQIAASDFYQQSHELQNAAYTALQTAQQELDALLERWMDLEAGNV is encoded by the coding sequence ATGCCTTTATTAAGCGCGCGTGATTTGTCTTTGGCTTTCGGTTGGAAACCTTTGCTGGATAAAGTGAATTTCAGTATTGAAAAAGGGGAGAAAATCGCTCTTTTAGGTCGCAACGGCGAGGGAAAATCGACTTTGTTAAATGTGATTCGCGGTCTGCTCAGTCCTGACGAGGGCGAGATTCAGGCGGCGCAAGGTCTGCAAATCGCCTATTTGCCGCAAGATCCGCCGACGGCGGATGCGCGTTCGGTGGCGGAGGTTCTGCGTGAGGAAATGCAGGAAGTCTATCAGGCGATTGCTGATTATCAGCGTTTGTCCGCCGACTTCAAGGACAGCGACAGCGCGGAATTGGCGCGTTTGGAGAGTTTGATTCAAGCGGCGGACGGTTGGACTTTAGAGGCGCGGATTGAGCAGTTGCTGACGCAGTTCGGCTTGAATGCTCAGGCAAAGATGGCGGAGTTGTCGGGCGGTTGGCGGCGGCGCGTGTGGCTGGCGCGCGTGTTGTTGCGCAAACCGGATATTTTGCTGCTCGATGAGCCGACCAACCATTTGGATATCGGCGCCATTACGTGGCTGGAGCAGTTTTTGCAGCGTTTTGCCGGCGCGGTGATTTTTGTTACGCATGACCGCGCTTTCATGCGCGCGGTGGCTAATCGGATTTGGGAATTGGATCGCGGACGTTTGCTGGATGTGGCGGCGGATTATGCGCGCTTTTTGCGTACGCGCGAGGAAGTTCTGCATGCGCAGGCGCAGGCGCAGGCGCGTTTCGATAAGAAATTGGCGGAAGAGGAAGTGTGGATTCGTCAGGGCATCAAGGCACGACGCACGCGCAACGAAGGGCGGGTGCGGGCGCTGAAAGCCATGCGTATGGAACGCGCGCGGCGAATTGCGCAGCAGGGCAAGGCAAACATCAGCATCGATGCCGGAGAACGCAGCGGCAAGCAAGTGATTGTGGCGGAAAATCTGCATTTTGTGCATGAGCATGCGCCCGCCATGATTGTGAATTTCAGCGATATTATCGAGCGCGGCGAAAAAATCGGTTTAATCGGCGCAAACGGAGTCGGTAAAACGACTTTGCTTAATGTGCTGCTGGGCAAACTCGAGCCGCAGCAGGGTAGGGTACGCTTAGGTACGCAGTTGGAAATCGCTTATTTCGACCAGTTACGCAGCCAGTTAAATGAGCAGGACACCTTGCGCGAGAGTTTGGGGCAGGGCAAGGATTTCATCGAAATCAACGGCGGGCGCAAACATGTCACCGCCTATCTGCAAGATTTTCTCTTTCCGCCCGAGCGTTGGAATACGCCGGTGTCCGCGCTTTCCGGCGGTGAGCGGGCGCGTTTAATGTTGGCAAAATTATTGGCGCAGCCGGCGAATCTTTTGGTTTTGGATGAACCGACCAATGATTTGGATGTGGAAACCCTGGAATTATTGGAAGAAATGCTGGGCGGCTATAAAGGCACGGTGCTGATTGTCAGCCATGACCGTGAGTTTTTAGACGAAGTGGTAACGCGCTCTTGGGTGTTTAACCGTGCCAAATCGCGGATTGAGCAAGTGCCGGGCGGTTTTGCCGATTGGTTGGAACAAGGCGGAGCAATTGAGCAATTAGAGGCGGAAAATCCGCCGCCAAATGAGAAAAACAATTCCTCAAGACTTGAAAAAAATGCCGTTGCCGCAGACAATAGCAAGGCAAATGCTGAAAAATCAGAGAGCAAAGTCAAATTAAGCTATAAATATCAGCGCGAATTAGAGGCATTGCCGGCTGTTATCGAAGCCAAAGAAGCAGAGATTGCCCAGCTGGAAATGCAGATTGCCGCATCGGATTTTTATCAGCAAAGCCATGAGTTGCAAAACGCTGCTTATACGGCATTGCAAACGGCTCAGCAAGAACTCGATGCCTTGCTTGAGCGTTGGATGGATTTAGAAGCAGGAAATGTCTAA
- a CDS encoding amino acid ABC transporter permease has product MTPQMYDYLPERPAPAGSTGLTAWLKQRLFSSWGNSLLTLFSLLFLAWILPPLVKWLIIDATWQGSDKAACALHEGACWPFIGARLGQFFYGFYPDEERWRVSLVFFLIVPLFLLSVIFSKKHVRHWAVLANMLLMPIICWILLRGGSFGLESVPTNKWGGMMLSLVISSAGILFSLPLGILLALGRSSDMPLIRWLCIGFIELWRGVPLILILFMSSIMLPLFFPTGMTIDNLIRALIGVALFASAYMAEVVRGGLQGLSKGQYEAADSIALSYWQKMRLIILPQALRLVIPAITNTYVGLFKETTLVSIIGLYDFLGIVHSASQSPEWLGLGMEGYAFTALVYFIICYGMTRFSYRVEKHYHQGH; this is encoded by the coding sequence ATGACCCCGCAGATGTACGACTATCTCCCCGAACGTCCCGCGCCTGCCGGCAGCACCGGCTTGACTGCTTGGCTCAAACAACGTCTCTTCTCCAGTTGGGGCAACAGTCTGCTGACTCTGTTCAGCCTGCTGTTTCTTGCATGGATACTGCCGCCGCTTGTCAAATGGCTGATTATCGACGCCACTTGGCAGGGCAGCGACAAAGCCGCCTGCGCCCTTCATGAAGGCGCTTGCTGGCCTTTTATCGGCGCACGCTTGGGGCAATTTTTCTACGGCTTCTATCCCGATGAAGAACGCTGGCGCGTAAGCTTGGTATTCTTTTTGATTGTGCCGCTGTTTCTGCTCTCGGTCATCTTCTCCAAAAAGCACGTCCGCCATTGGGCGGTGCTTGCCAATATGCTCCTGATGCCGATTATCTGCTGGATACTGCTGCGCGGCGGCAGCTTCGGTTTGGAATCCGTGCCGACCAATAAATGGGGCGGCATGATGTTAAGCCTTGTCATCAGCTCGGCGGGCATTCTCTTTTCCCTGCCGCTGGGCATCTTGCTGGCTCTGGGGCGCAGCTCCGACATGCCCCTGATTCGCTGGCTCTGCATCGGCTTTATCGAATTATGGCGCGGTGTGCCGCTGATTCTGATACTTTTCATGTCATCCATCATGCTGCCGCTGTTTTTCCCGACCGGTATGACGATAGATAACCTCATCCGCGCCCTTATCGGCGTGGCATTATTCGCCTCCGCCTATATGGCGGAAGTCGTACGCGGCGGCTTGCAGGGACTATCTAAAGGACAATACGAAGCCGCCGACAGCATCGCGCTTAGTTACTGGCAGAAAATGCGCCTGATTATTCTGCCGCAAGCCCTGCGCCTCGTCATTCCCGCCATTACCAATACCTATGTGGGACTGTTCAAAGAAACCACCCTCGTCTCTATCATCGGCTTATACGACTTCCTAGGCATCGTCCATTCCGCCAGCCAATCCCCCGAATGGCTGGGGCTGGGCATGGAAGGCTATGCCTTTACCGCCCTCGTCTATTTCATTATCTGCTACGGCATGACGCGCTTCAGCTACCGCGTGGAAAAACATTATCATCAAGGACACTAA
- a CDS encoding HigA family addiction module antitoxin, protein MSMHNPPHIGEVIQHLYLQPLNISLREMAQYLDISPSTLSRLLNGNSNLSPDMALRLSKTLGRSAESWLTMQRHYDLWQARRRVSLIAVSRLYPEKD, encoded by the coding sequence ATGAGCATGCACAATCCGCCGCATATCGGCGAAGTCATTCAGCACTTATATTTGCAGCCCTTAAATATCAGCCTGCGCGAAATGGCGCAATATTTGGACATCTCGCCCTCGACGCTCAGCCGCCTGCTCAACGGCAACAGCAACCTCAGTCCCGACATGGCATTGCGCCTCAGCAAAACCTTAGGACGCAGCGCGGAAAGCTGGCTGACTATGCAAAGACATTATGATTTATGGCAGGCGCGGCGGCGCGTATCCCTGATAGCGGTCAGTCGTCTGTATCCGGAAAAAGATTAG